One part of the Arabidopsis thaliana chromosome 1 sequence genome encodes these proteins:
- a CDS encoding PLAC8 family protein (PLAC8 family protein; CONTAINS InterPro DOMAIN/s: Protein of unknown function Cys-rich (InterPro:IPR006461); BEST Arabidopsis thaliana protein match is: PLAC8 family protein (TAIR:AT3G18460.1); Has 749 Blast hits to 748 proteins in 94 species: Archae - 0; Bacteria - 0; Metazoa - 146; Fungi - 45; Plants - 538; Viruses - 0; Other Eukaryotes - 20 (source: NCBI BLink).), whose product MGRPDQTPSPRMNNNFNPVFHAQSEQPVDEKRVLQAEQIYPNNGGVVNQPNQVPMRPGPPTYINQSATFNQPYGVSMAGPVHTQPSNWTSGLFDCMNDGENALITCCFPFVTFGQIAEVIDEGATSCGTAGMLYGLICCLFAIPCVYTCTFRTKLRSKYGLPDAPAPDWITHCFCEYCALCQEYRELKNRGLDPSIGWIGNVQKQRMGQQQEMMAPPMGQRMMG is encoded by the exons ATGGGTCGACCAGACCAAACTCCGAGCCCGAGGATGAACAATAACTTTAATCCGGTCTTTCATGCACAATCTGAACAACCGGTTGACGAGAAACGGGTTCTGCAAGCTGAGCAGATATATCCCAACAACGGTGGAGTGGTTAACCAACCAAACCAAGTACCGATGAGACCTGGTCCACCTACGTATATCAATCAAAGTGCAACATTTAACCAACCATATGGAGTATCAATGGCCGGACCGGTCCATACACAGCCATCGAACTGGACTTCAGGTCTATTTGATTGCATGAACGACGGCGAAAATG CTCTCATCACATGCTGTTTTCCATTCGTCACGTTCGGACAGATCGCAGAGGTTATCGATGAAGGAGCGACCA GTTGTGGGACGGCTGGAATGTTGTATGGGTTgatatgttgtttgtttgcgATACCGTGTGTGTATACATGCACATTCCGGACCAAGCTCCGAAGCAAGTACGGGTTACCGGATGCTCCAGCTCCAGATTGGATCACTCATTGCTTCTGTGAATATTGTGCTCTTTGCCAAGAATATCGTGAACTCAAGAATCGTGGCCTTGACCCTTCCATTG GATGGATTGGGAACGTGCAAAAGCAGCGAATGGGTCAGCAACAAGAGATGATGGCTCCTCCAATGGGTCAACGAATGATGGGTTGA